One window from the genome of Bacillus rossius redtenbacheri isolate Brsri chromosome 12, Brsri_v3, whole genome shotgun sequence encodes:
- the LOC134537437 gene encoding heat shock factor 2-binding protein-like isoform X2: MSNSNNENFQNFKDNLLKKESIFLEIVCSTLEPVVKDLLKLFSEFSNPPAYLGLDSDLTRLMRETKSLKENVEAMIGVQQTTKQAMELLHAECEGIKQKYRQLQLEWSSQQEHLGKMQSELYRLRGQIQLQSQFCASLGSVTGNLLWKCSRLPPVIDLLLSGNKLVDFLSLVSGSLQSFLETYGGDLPPTGSDECQFIMSLCGIVTNVAAAAAGRQFLATSERGRELLGQVVAVLPRIPVPAGNCFKRLLLMTLYNVSINQCGLAFLQESPQLLAALSHGLQHDTSPELKVMALRVLQSLSWEVKDSARLQQMEQQLPLSLIEGLSRGGSVDERSIAQDVLARLEAARATLARPKLSGDAQGSHYGRLAPACTPLTSTTSKSLF; this comes from the exons ATGTCAAATTCAAATaatgaaaactttcaaaatttcaaagataatcttctaaaaaaaGAAAGCATATTTTTA GAAATAGTGTGTTCTACTTTGGAGCCAGTAGTGAAGGACTTACTTAAGCTCTTCTCAGAGTTCTCTAATCCACCTGCTTACCTTGGATTGGACAGCGACTTGACAAGGCTTATGCGGGAAACAAAATCACTCAAAGAAAATGTGGAAGCTATGATTGGTGTTCAACAAACTACAAAACAAG CGATGGAGCTGCTGCACGCCGAGTGCGAGGGCATCAAGCAGAAGTACCGGCAGCTGCAGCTGGAGTGGAGCAGCCAGCAGGAGCACCTGGGCAAGATGCAGTCGGAGCTGTACCGCCTGCGCGGCCAGATACAGCTGCAGAGCCAGTTCTGCGCCTCGCTGGGCTCCGTCACGGGCAACCTGCTGTGGAAGTGCTCGCGCCTGCCGCCCGTCATCGACCTGCTGCTGTCCGGG AACAAGCTGGTGGACTTCCTGAGCCTCGTGAGCGGGTCCCTGCAGTCCTTCCTGGAGACGTACGGCGGGGACCTGCCCCCCACCGGCTCCGACGAGTGCCAGTTCATCATGTCGCTGTGCGGCATCGTGACCAacgtggcggcggcggcggccgggCGCCAGTTCCTGGCGACCAGCGAGCGCGGCCGGGAGCTGCTGGGGCAGGTGGTGGCGGTGCTGCCACGCATCCCGGTGCCGGCCGGCAACTGCTTCAAGAG GTTGCTGCTGATGACGCTGTACAACGTGAGCATCAACCAGTGCGGGCTGGCGTTCCTGCAGGAgagcccgcagctgctggcggccCTGAGCCACGGCCTGCAGCACGACACCTCGCCCGAGCTCAAGGTCATGGCCCTGCGCGTGCTGCAGTCGCTGTCCTGGGAGGTCAAGGACAGCGCCCGGCTCCAGCAGATGGAGCAGCAG CTGCCGCTGTCGCTGATCGAGGGCCTGTCGCGCGGTGGCTCCGTGGACGAGCGCAGCATCGCCCAGGACGTGCTGGCCCGGCTGGAGGCGGCCCGCGCGACCCTCGCGCGGCCCAAGCTGTCGGGAGACGCGCAGGGCAGCCACTACGGCCGCCTCGCGCCCGCGTGCACCCCGCTCACCAGCACCACCAGCAAGTCGCTCTTCTGA
- the LOC134537437 gene encoding heat shock factor 2-binding protein-like isoform X3: protein MRETKSLKENVEAMIGVQQTTKQAMELLHAECEGIKQKYRQLQLEWSSQQEHLGKMQSELYRLRGQIQLQSQFCASLGSVTGNLLWKCSRLPPVIDLLLSGNKLVDFLSLVSGSLQSFLETYGGDLPPTGSDECQFIMSLCGIVTNVAAAAAGRQFLATSERGRELLGQVVAVLPRIPVPAGNCFKRLLLMTLYNVSINQCGLAFLQESPQLLAALSHGLQHDTSPELKVMALRVLQSLSWEVKDSARLQQMEQQLPLSLIEGLSRGGSVDERSIAQDVLARLEAARATLARPKLSGDAQGSHYGRLAPACTPLTSTTSKSLF from the exons ATGCGGGAAACAAAATCACTCAAAGAAAATGTGGAAGCTATGATTGGTGTTCAACAAACTACAAAACAAG CGATGGAGCTGCTGCACGCCGAGTGCGAGGGCATCAAGCAGAAGTACCGGCAGCTGCAGCTGGAGTGGAGCAGCCAGCAGGAGCACCTGGGCAAGATGCAGTCGGAGCTGTACCGCCTGCGCGGCCAGATACAGCTGCAGAGCCAGTTCTGCGCCTCGCTGGGCTCCGTCACGGGCAACCTGCTGTGGAAGTGCTCGCGCCTGCCGCCCGTCATCGACCTGCTGCTGTCCGGG AACAAGCTGGTGGACTTCCTGAGCCTCGTGAGCGGGTCCCTGCAGTCCTTCCTGGAGACGTACGGCGGGGACCTGCCCCCCACCGGCTCCGACGAGTGCCAGTTCATCATGTCGCTGTGCGGCATCGTGACCAacgtggcggcggcggcggccgggCGCCAGTTCCTGGCGACCAGCGAGCGCGGCCGGGAGCTGCTGGGGCAGGTGGTGGCGGTGCTGCCACGCATCCCGGTGCCGGCCGGCAACTGCTTCAAGAG GTTGCTGCTGATGACGCTGTACAACGTGAGCATCAACCAGTGCGGGCTGGCGTTCCTGCAGGAgagcccgcagctgctggcggccCTGAGCCACGGCCTGCAGCACGACACCTCGCCCGAGCTCAAGGTCATGGCCCTGCGCGTGCTGCAGTCGCTGTCCTGGGAGGTCAAGGACAGCGCCCGGCTCCAGCAGATGGAGCAGCAG CTGCCGCTGTCGCTGATCGAGGGCCTGTCGCGCGGTGGCTCCGTGGACGAGCGCAGCATCGCCCAGGACGTGCTGGCCCGGCTGGAGGCGGCCCGCGCGACCCTCGCGCGGCCCAAGCTGTCGGGAGACGCGCAGGGCAGCCACTACGGCCGCCTCGCGCCCGCGTGCACCCCGCTCACCAGCACCACCAGCAAGTCGCTCTTCTGA
- the LOC134537437 gene encoding heat shock factor 2-binding protein-like isoform X1 encodes MRETKSLKENVEAMIGVQQTTKQAMELLHAECEGIKQKYRQLQLEWSSQQEHLGKMQSELYRLRGQIQLQSQFCASLGSVTGNLLWKCSRLPPVIDLLLSGLVDFLSLVSGSLQSFLETYGGDLPPTGSDECQFIMSLCGIVTNVAAAAAGRQFLATSERGRELLGQVVAVLPRIPVPAGNCFKRLLLMTLYNVSINQCGLAFLQESPQLLAALSHGLQHDTSPELKVMALRVLQSLSWEVKDSARLQQMEQQLPLSLIEGLSRGGSVDERSIAQDVLARLEAARATLARPKLSGDAQGSHYGRLAPACTPLTSTTSKSLF; translated from the exons ATGCGGGAAACAAAATCACTCAAAGAAAATGTGGAAGCTATGATTGGTGTTCAACAAACTACAAAACAAG CGATGGAGCTGCTGCACGCCGAGTGCGAGGGCATCAAGCAGAAGTACCGGCAGCTGCAGCTGGAGTGGAGCAGCCAGCAGGAGCACCTGGGCAAGATGCAGTCGGAGCTGTACCGCCTGCGCGGCCAGATACAGCTGCAGAGCCAGTTCTGCGCCTCGCTGGGCTCCGTCACGGGCAACCTGCTGTGGAAGTGCTCGCGCCTGCCGCCCGTCATCGACCTGCTGCTGTCCGGG CTGGTGGACTTCCTGAGCCTCGTGAGCGGGTCCCTGCAGTCCTTCCTGGAGACGTACGGCGGGGACCTGCCCCCCACCGGCTCCGACGAGTGCCAGTTCATCATGTCGCTGTGCGGCATCGTGACCAacgtggcggcggcggcggccgggCGCCAGTTCCTGGCGACCAGCGAGCGCGGCCGGGAGCTGCTGGGGCAGGTGGTGGCGGTGCTGCCACGCATCCCGGTGCCGGCCGGCAACTGCTTCAAGAG GTTGCTGCTGATGACGCTGTACAACGTGAGCATCAACCAGTGCGGGCTGGCGTTCCTGCAGGAgagcccgcagctgctggcggccCTGAGCCACGGCCTGCAGCACGACACCTCGCCCGAGCTCAAGGTCATGGCCCTGCGCGTGCTGCAGTCGCTGTCCTGGGAGGTCAAGGACAGCGCCCGGCTCCAGCAGATGGAGCAGCAG CTGCCGCTGTCGCTGATCGAGGGCCTGTCGCGCGGTGGCTCCGTGGACGAGCGCAGCATCGCCCAGGACGTGCTGGCCCGGCTGGAGGCGGCCCGCGCGACCCTCGCGCGGCCCAAGCTGTCGGGAGACGCGCAGGGCAGCCACTACGGCCGCCTCGCGCCCGCGTGCACCCCGCTCACCAGCACCACCAGCAAGTCGCTCTTCTGA
- the LOC134537437 gene encoding heat shock factor 2-binding protein-like isoform X4 codes for MLKNNVSSMPSNSTMELLHAECEGIKQKYRQLQLEWSSQQEHLGKMQSELYRLRGQIQLQSQFCASLGSVTGNLLWKCSRLPPVIDLLLSGNKLVDFLSLVSGSLQSFLETYGGDLPPTGSDECQFIMSLCGIVTNVAAAAAGRQFLATSERGRELLGQVVAVLPRIPVPAGNCFKRLLLMTLYNVSINQCGLAFLQESPQLLAALSHGLQHDTSPELKVMALRVLQSLSWEVKDSARLQQMEQQLPLSLIEGLSRGGSVDERSIAQDVLARLEAARATLARPKLSGDAQGSHYGRLAPACTPLTSTTSKSLF; via the exons ATGCTTAAGAATAATGTTTCTTCTATGCCATCAAATAGCA CGATGGAGCTGCTGCACGCCGAGTGCGAGGGCATCAAGCAGAAGTACCGGCAGCTGCAGCTGGAGTGGAGCAGCCAGCAGGAGCACCTGGGCAAGATGCAGTCGGAGCTGTACCGCCTGCGCGGCCAGATACAGCTGCAGAGCCAGTTCTGCGCCTCGCTGGGCTCCGTCACGGGCAACCTGCTGTGGAAGTGCTCGCGCCTGCCGCCCGTCATCGACCTGCTGCTGTCCGGG AACAAGCTGGTGGACTTCCTGAGCCTCGTGAGCGGGTCCCTGCAGTCCTTCCTGGAGACGTACGGCGGGGACCTGCCCCCCACCGGCTCCGACGAGTGCCAGTTCATCATGTCGCTGTGCGGCATCGTGACCAacgtggcggcggcggcggccgggCGCCAGTTCCTGGCGACCAGCGAGCGCGGCCGGGAGCTGCTGGGGCAGGTGGTGGCGGTGCTGCCACGCATCCCGGTGCCGGCCGGCAACTGCTTCAAGAG GTTGCTGCTGATGACGCTGTACAACGTGAGCATCAACCAGTGCGGGCTGGCGTTCCTGCAGGAgagcccgcagctgctggcggccCTGAGCCACGGCCTGCAGCACGACACCTCGCCCGAGCTCAAGGTCATGGCCCTGCGCGTGCTGCAGTCGCTGTCCTGGGAGGTCAAGGACAGCGCCCGGCTCCAGCAGATGGAGCAGCAG CTGCCGCTGTCGCTGATCGAGGGCCTGTCGCGCGGTGGCTCCGTGGACGAGCGCAGCATCGCCCAGGACGTGCTGGCCCGGCTGGAGGCGGCCCGCGCGACCCTCGCGCGGCCCAAGCTGTCGGGAGACGCGCAGGGCAGCCACTACGGCCGCCTCGCGCCCGCGTGCACCCCGCTCACCAGCACCACCAGCAAGTCGCTCTTCTGA
- the LOC134537437 gene encoding uncharacterized protein LOC134537437 isoform X5 translates to MELLHAECEGIKQKYRQLQLEWSSQQEHLGKMQSELYRLRGQIQLQSQFCASLGSVTGNLLWKCSRLPPVIDLLLSGNKLVDFLSLVSGSLQSFLETYGGDLPPTGSDECQFIMSLCGIVTNVAAAAAGRQFLATSERGRELLGQVVAVLPRIPVPAGNCFKRYLRASGESGEMHAVTVGRQVAADDAVQREHQPVRAGVPAGEPAAAGGPEPRPAARHLARAQGHGPARAAVAVLGGQGQRPAPADGAAAAAVADRGPVARWLRGRAQHRPGRAGPAGGGPRDPRAAQAVGRRAGQPLRPPRARVHPAHQHHQQVALLSRPLLASPVVPD, encoded by the exons ATGGAGCTGCTGCACGCCGAGTGCGAGGGCATCAAGCAGAAGTACCGGCAGCTGCAGCTGGAGTGGAGCAGCCAGCAGGAGCACCTGGGCAAGATGCAGTCGGAGCTGTACCGCCTGCGCGGCCAGATACAGCTGCAGAGCCAGTTCTGCGCCTCGCTGGGCTCCGTCACGGGCAACCTGCTGTGGAAGTGCTCGCGCCTGCCGCCCGTCATCGACCTGCTGCTGTCCGGG AACAAGCTGGTGGACTTCCTGAGCCTCGTGAGCGGGTCCCTGCAGTCCTTCCTGGAGACGTACGGCGGGGACCTGCCCCCCACCGGCTCCGACGAGTGCCAGTTCATCATGTCGCTGTGCGGCATCGTGACCAacgtggcggcggcggcggccgggCGCCAGTTCCTGGCGACCAGCGAGCGCGGCCGGGAGCTGCTGGGGCAGGTGGTGGCGGTGCTGCCACGCATCCCGGTGCCGGCCGGCAACTGCTTCAAGAG GTACTTGCGTGCCTCGGGAGAATCAGGCGAGATGCACGCTGTGACGGTGGGACGGCAGGTTGCTGCTGATGACGCTGTACAACGTGAGCATCAACCAGTGCGGGCTGGCGTTCCTGCAGGAgagcccgcagctgctggcggccCTGAGCCACGGCCTGCAGCACGACACCTCGCCCGAGCTCAAGGTCATGGCCCTGCGCGTGCTGCAGTCGCTGTCCTGGGAGGTCAAGGACAGCGCCCGGCTCCAGCAGATGGAGCAGCAG CTGCCGCTGTCGCTGATCGAGGGCCTGTCGCGCGGTGGCTCCGTGGACGAGCGCAGCATCGCCCAGGACGTGCTGGCCCGGCTGGAGGCGGCCCGCGCGACCCTCGCGCGGCCCAAGCTGTCGGGAGACGCGCAGGGCAGCCACTACGGCCGCCTCGCGCCCGCGTGCACCCCGCTCACCAGCACCACCAGCAAGTCGCTCTTCTGAGTCGCCCGCTGCTCGCGTCACCTGTTGTGCCCGACTAG
- the LOC134537437 gene encoding heat shock factor 2-binding protein-like isoform X6, with the protein MELLHAECEGIKQKYRQLQLEWSSQQEHLGKMQSELYRLRGQIQLQSQFCASLGSVTGNLLWKCSRLPPVIDLLLSGNKLVDFLSLVSGSLQSFLETYGGDLPPTGSDECQFIMSLCGIVTNVAAAAAGRQFLATSERGRELLGQVVAVLPRIPVPAGNCFKRLLLMTLYNVSINQCGLAFLQESPQLLAALSHGLQHDTSPELKVMALRVLQSLSWEVKDSARLQQMEQQLPLSLIEGLSRGGSVDERSIAQDVLARLEAARATLARPKLSGDAQGSHYGRLAPACTPLTSTTSKSLF; encoded by the exons ATGGAGCTGCTGCACGCCGAGTGCGAGGGCATCAAGCAGAAGTACCGGCAGCTGCAGCTGGAGTGGAGCAGCCAGCAGGAGCACCTGGGCAAGATGCAGTCGGAGCTGTACCGCCTGCGCGGCCAGATACAGCTGCAGAGCCAGTTCTGCGCCTCGCTGGGCTCCGTCACGGGCAACCTGCTGTGGAAGTGCTCGCGCCTGCCGCCCGTCATCGACCTGCTGCTGTCCGGG AACAAGCTGGTGGACTTCCTGAGCCTCGTGAGCGGGTCCCTGCAGTCCTTCCTGGAGACGTACGGCGGGGACCTGCCCCCCACCGGCTCCGACGAGTGCCAGTTCATCATGTCGCTGTGCGGCATCGTGACCAacgtggcggcggcggcggccgggCGCCAGTTCCTGGCGACCAGCGAGCGCGGCCGGGAGCTGCTGGGGCAGGTGGTGGCGGTGCTGCCACGCATCCCGGTGCCGGCCGGCAACTGCTTCAAGAG GTTGCTGCTGATGACGCTGTACAACGTGAGCATCAACCAGTGCGGGCTGGCGTTCCTGCAGGAgagcccgcagctgctggcggccCTGAGCCACGGCCTGCAGCACGACACCTCGCCCGAGCTCAAGGTCATGGCCCTGCGCGTGCTGCAGTCGCTGTCCTGGGAGGTCAAGGACAGCGCCCGGCTCCAGCAGATGGAGCAGCAG CTGCCGCTGTCGCTGATCGAGGGCCTGTCGCGCGGTGGCTCCGTGGACGAGCGCAGCATCGCCCAGGACGTGCTGGCCCGGCTGGAGGCGGCCCGCGCGACCCTCGCGCGGCCCAAGCTGTCGGGAGACGCGCAGGGCAGCCACTACGGCCGCCTCGCGCCCGCGTGCACCCCGCTCACCAGCACCACCAGCAAGTCGCTCTTCTGA